TTATGCACTTTCTGCCAAAGCCTCACCAAAAGAATTTCTGCAATGGTTTAAGACACAGGAAGATTCTGTTAAAAAATTTGAACAGCCACTTGACATGGCACATCTTACGGCATTTAAAAGAACGATTACACAGCTAATACCCGATGACCGTTGGCAGGATGTAGCCTTTGATAATAAGGAGAATGAACTCACAGGCATTTTTACTACGGATGCAGGCACAAAAGAGAAACTCAAATTTAGCCAGCTGAGTGATGGCTTTAGAAACATAATAGCCATTGCCGGCGATTTAGCCTATCGGTGCATTCAACTTAATCCGCATTTAAAAGAAGAGGCAGTTGAAAAAACGCCGGGCATTGTACTTATAGATGAACTTGACATGCACCTGCATCCCAACTGGCAACGCCGGATTGTAGATGATTTTAAAAGAGCATTTCCCAAAATCCAGTTTGTAGCAACTACACATTCGCCGTTTATTGTACAGTCGTTGAAAGCTGATGAATTGAGAATTTTAGATGAAGGTAGAATGATTGCAGATGATCCTCTCAAAAATAGCATTGAAGAGATCGCGCAGCAGGAAATGGGGGTTGAAGAAGTGAAGAGAAGCAAAGAATTTATAGAAATGAAAAGTAGAGCAAAAGAGTATTTTGACCTGATTAAGCAAGGAGCTCCGAATGAAATATTGCATGACGCAAAACAGAAATTAGACGAACTGAGGATTAAGTACAATAATGATCCGGCGTATGTAGCTTTATTAGAGTCCGAAATGCCTAAAAAAGATTAGACCAATGAGACCTGTAGTGAAGACAA
The Chitinophaga varians genome window above contains:
- a CDS encoding AAA family ATPase, yielding MRIDKLNIKNFKGFEDESFSLNPQFTVFIGDNAKGKTAMLQAMSVAMGSFFLGIDGIDSRAIQKNEVRVKTIDGQPRPQKPVVIEAEWRPEQEEMVLWKDYAIKPEMKWKRENIKNNTTSKDAKNIRTFAESLLKASRDGSRVVFPLFAFYGTGRLWAIHEKLNYQKQEEGVKMAYAYALSAKASPKEFLQWFKTQEDSVKKFEQPLDMAHLTAFKRTITQLIPDDRWQDVAFDNKENELTGIFTTDAGTKEKLKFSQLSDGFRNIIAIAGDLAYRCIQLNPHLKEEAVEKTPGIVLIDELDMHLHPNWQRRIVDDFKRAFPKIQFVATTHSPFIVQSLKADELRILDEGRMIADDPLKNSIEEIAQQEMGVEEVKRSKEFIEMKSRAKEYFDLIKQGAPNEILHDAKQKLDELRIKYNNDPAYVALLESEMPKKD